Genomic window (Symbiobacterium terraclitae):
TGTTCGGCGGCCGGCTGCTGGCTGATTCCACGCTCCAGTCCATGCTGACCTTCGTGGATGCTCCGGACGAGGACATGCCCGAGCAGACAGGGTACGGCCTGGGGGTACGGCGTCTGGTCATCGGCGGCGAGGAGATGGTCGGCCACACCGGCACCCTCCCGGGGTACAGCAACGTGGCGCTGTACTCCCCGGCCCATGACCACGCCATCGCCGTGCTCTCCAACCTCTCGATGTCGGACGTCACCCAGGTGCTGGCCGAGGTCCACGCTGTGCTCAAGGAAGCAGCCGCCGCCAGGTGACCTGCAGGAGCGCAGGGCAGGGTTCCCGGCCACCGGCGGGGCGTAACAGGGAAGCGTCCAGGCGGGCTACAGGGTCGCCAGCTGACAGGAAGGACCCATGGGGAGGCAGAATAGCGGGAGAAGGGGGGCGGCAGACCGCCCCCCGATAACGGTAAGTGGGGTGGTTGAACTGCGTTCGCTGGCGGGAAAGGTCGCGGTGGTCACGGGAGCGAGCCGGGGCGCCGGCAGGGGCATCGCCATGGAACTGGGCGCGGCGGGTGCGACGGTCTACGTGACCGGCCGCAGCACGCGGTCCGGCCCGCGCACCCTGGACCGACCCGAGACGGTCGAGGAGACCGCCGAGCTGGTATCCGCCCTCGGCGGTCAGGGGATTCCGGTGCGCGTGGACCACACCGTCGACGCGGAGGTGGAGGCCCTCTTCCGGCGCGTCGCCGATGAGCAGGGGCGCCTCGACATCCTCGTGAACAACATCTGGGGCGGCCACGACCGCCTGTGGCCGCAGGGCTCCTTCTGGGAGTCCCCCGAGATCCCGTGGGACACGATGTTCGTGGCCGGCGTGCGCGCCCACATCGTGGCCAGCAAGCACGCGATTCCCCTCATGCTGAGGCAGGGCTCCGGCCTGATCGTCACCACCACGTTCTCCGACCAGGGCAAGTACACCGGCGACTTCTGGTACGACCTCGCCAAGAACGCCCTGAACCGGCTCGCCTTCGCCATGGCGCAGGAGCTGAAGCCGCATTCGGTCGCCTCCGTCGGCGTCAGTCCCGGGTTCATGCGCACGGAGATCGTGCTGGCGACCGAGGGTGCCACGGAGGAGACGTGGCGGGAGTTCCCCGGCCTGGCCCGGACGGAGACGCCCCGCTACGTGGGCCGGGCGGTGGTGGCCCTGGCCACCGACCCGAACGTGATGGCGCGGACCGGGCAGATCCTCACGGCCGGCGAACTGGCGCGAGAGTACCGGTTCACGGACGTCGACGGCCGCTACATCCCGCCGTTCAGACTCGACTAGGCAGGACCGTCGGGCACGGCCAGGCCCGGACGAACTGGCGCACGGTGAGCCTGGCCGCACACGAGAGGAGGCGATGAACACGCGCATCCTGGTACGGCGCGCCAAGCCGTCCGAGGCCGAGGCGCTCTCTGCCCTGGCGCTGCGCTCCAAGGCCCACTGGGGCTACGACCCGGACTTCATCGCGCGGTGCCGGGAGGCCCTCACGGTGACCGAGGCGATGATCGCCTCCCACGACGTGTTCGTTGCGGAATCCAGC
Coding sequences:
- a CDS encoding SDR family NAD(P)-dependent oxidoreductase, with product MVELRSLAGKVAVVTGASRGAGRGIAMELGAAGATVYVTGRSTRSGPRTLDRPETVEETAELVSALGGQGIPVRVDHTVDAEVEALFRRVADEQGRLDILVNNIWGGHDRLWPQGSFWESPEIPWDTMFVAGVRAHIVASKHAIPLMLRQGSGLIVTTTFSDQGKYTGDFWYDLAKNALNRLAFAMAQELKPHSVASVGVSPGFMRTEIVLATEGATEETWREFPGLARTETPRYVGRAVVALATDPNVMARTGQILTAGELAREYRFTDVDGRYIPPFRLD